In one Neobacillus sp. WH10 genomic region, the following are encoded:
- a CDS encoding dipeptide ABC transporter ATP-binding protein, giving the protein MSTVSVHKNKEKTSSQSENLLEIQNLKTYYPVKGGFFKRTVGNVKAVDNISFEIKRGETLGLVGESGCGKSTAGRTILRLLKPTEGSILFDGKDITRISGKSLREIRKDMQMVFQDPYASLNPMQMVGDIIAEPIYNFSKKSKAELKQEVMDLLNKVGLPQEAYFKYAHEFSGGQRQRIGIARSLALRPKLIIADEPVSALDVSVQSQVLNLLKDLQEEFDLTFLFIAHDLSVVKHMSDRIGVMYLGNMVEIADKDLLYAEPLHPYTQALISAIPSPDPRVKKERIILKGDVPSPINPPSGCPFHPRCPMAMEECSKTKPILKEVKPSHRVACHLY; this is encoded by the coding sequence ATGAGCACAGTTTCCGTACATAAGAACAAAGAAAAAACCTCCTCACAATCTGAAAACCTTTTAGAGATTCAGAATCTGAAAACCTATTATCCTGTTAAAGGCGGATTTTTTAAACGCACCGTAGGTAATGTAAAAGCGGTTGATAATATTTCTTTTGAGATTAAGAGAGGGGAAACACTAGGACTAGTAGGAGAATCTGGCTGTGGGAAATCTACTGCTGGCCGGACTATATTACGACTATTAAAACCAACAGAAGGTAGTATTCTTTTTGATGGTAAAGATATTACTAGAATTTCCGGAAAATCACTTCGAGAGATTCGCAAAGATATGCAAATGGTGTTTCAAGATCCGTATGCTTCTTTGAACCCGATGCAAATGGTAGGTGATATCATTGCAGAACCTATTTATAACTTTTCAAAGAAGAGTAAAGCTGAATTGAAACAGGAAGTCATGGATTTATTGAATAAAGTAGGTTTACCACAAGAAGCCTACTTCAAGTATGCCCATGAATTTTCCGGCGGCCAGCGCCAAAGAATCGGAATTGCCCGCTCCCTTGCACTTAGACCAAAATTAATTATTGCAGATGAACCAGTCTCAGCACTTGATGTATCCGTTCAGTCACAGGTTTTAAATCTATTAAAGGATTTACAAGAAGAATTTGATTTAACATTCCTATTCATCGCTCATGATTTAAGTGTGGTAAAACATATGAGTGACAGAATAGGTGTTATGTACTTAGGAAACATGGTAGAGATTGCAGATAAGGATCTCCTGTACGCAGAACCTCTCCATCCATACACACAGGCTTTAATTTCGGCGATTCCATCTCCAGATCCAAGGGTAAAGAAAGAAAGAATTATTTTAAAAGGAGATGTACCGAGTCCAATCAATCCACCATCAGGCTGCCCATTCCATCCACGCTGTCCAATGGCAATGGAGGAATGTTCTAAGACGAAGCCCATATTAAAGGAGGTGAAGCCTTCTCATCGAGTAGCTTGCCACCTTTATTAA
- the opp4A gene encoding oligopeptide ABC transporter substrate-binding protein yields the protein MKKRSMLMLAALMLVLSAFLAACSGGEKAGTKEKDKEGTKTGETSGKPQDGGTLVYALDSSPKGIFNWAFYDDAVDSQVLDLFDESLIDFDENLKAQPHIASWKTADNKVFDFEIKKGVKWHNGEELSVKDWEFALYTLADKDYENSRFENVKTIEGAQDFHDGKTDKISGIKVIDDYHIQITFDKARVNNLENVWTYPLSRKEFEGIAVKDMPAAEQVRTKPVGLGPFKVTKVVPGESVEMERFDDYFGGKPHIEKLVVKVIDPSLSVGELKNGTLDMTSFHPSIIDQVKALDNVNVITYPGLSYYYVGFRLGTYDGEKNIMNDPKYQNLKLRQAMYYAINREEWVKAFFFGVGKPVNRPIPTNHWIAADNKELEQFKYDPKKAKALLDEAGYKDVNGDGFREDPNGKEFVVNFSHYATQNPTFEQRAKAMTQYWEAVGLKTKLNMIDFNLYYDMLDKADKSMEVYFAGWSTGTDPDPTGLWSSKALWNHPRWVSEESDKLLDQALDMSVVGTDAKKRKDIYVQWQKLFMKELPGLPIAEIEETMAVSKRVQGTKFDVSGMNRPNEWWIKQ from the coding sequence ATGAAGAAAAGAAGTATGCTTATGCTAGCCGCATTAATGCTTGTCCTATCAGCTTTTTTGGCGGCCTGCAGCGGTGGAGAAAAAGCAGGTACGAAGGAAAAGGACAAGGAAGGCACTAAGACTGGCGAAACATCAGGAAAGCCGCAGGATGGCGGAACATTAGTGTATGCACTTGATTCATCTCCGAAAGGTATATTCAACTGGGCTTTCTACGATGATGCTGTCGATTCTCAAGTGCTCGATTTGTTTGATGAAAGTTTAATTGATTTTGATGAGAACTTAAAGGCACAACCACATATTGCCTCATGGAAAACAGCAGACAATAAGGTATTTGACTTTGAAATTAAAAAAGGCGTTAAATGGCATAATGGCGAAGAGTTATCAGTGAAAGACTGGGAATTCGCATTATACACGCTTGCTGACAAAGATTATGAGAATTCTCGCTTTGAAAATGTAAAAACAATTGAAGGTGCGCAAGATTTCCACGATGGAAAGACGGATAAAATCTCAGGCATTAAAGTAATTGATGATTACCACATCCAAATTACTTTTGATAAGGCACGTGTAAACAATTTGGAAAATGTTTGGACATATCCATTGTCACGCAAGGAATTTGAAGGTATAGCTGTAAAAGACATGCCGGCTGCTGAACAAGTTCGTACAAAGCCAGTAGGTTTAGGACCATTTAAGGTTACAAAAGTGGTACCAGGTGAATCGGTAGAAATGGAACGCTTTGATGATTACTTTGGTGGTAAGCCGCATATTGAAAAGCTTGTAGTTAAAGTTATCGACCCATCTCTTTCCGTTGGGGAATTAAAAAATGGCACACTTGATATGACTTCTTTCCATCCAAGCATTATCGATCAAGTAAAGGCACTTGATAATGTAAATGTAATAACATATCCAGGCTTAAGCTACTACTATGTTGGTTTCCGCTTAGGCACTTATGATGGCGAGAAAAATATCATGAATGATCCAAAATATCAAAACTTAAAACTTCGCCAAGCAATGTATTATGCTATTAATCGTGAAGAATGGGTTAAAGCGTTCTTCTTTGGTGTAGGTAAACCAGTAAACCGTCCGATTCCAACAAATCACTGGATTGCAGCAGATAATAAAGAACTAGAGCAATTCAAATATGATCCTAAGAAAGCAAAAGCATTGTTAGATGAAGCAGGCTATAAAGATGTTAACGGCGATGGCTTCCGTGAGGATCCAAATGGTAAGGAATTTGTTGTAAACTTCAGTCACTATGCAACACAAAACCCAACATTTGAACAACGTGCAAAAGCTATGACTCAATATTGGGAAGCAGTTGGTTTAAAAACAAAACTTAATATGATAGATTTTAACCTTTACTATGACATGCTTGACAAGGCTGATAAATCTATGGAAGTATACTTTGCTGGCTGGTCAACTGGTACGGATCCAGATCCTACTGGACTCTGGAGTTCGAAAGCACTTTGGAATCATCCGCGCTGGGTGAGTGAAGAGAGCGATAAATTATTGGATCAAGCACTTGATATGAGTGTTGTCGGCACTGATGCAAAAAAACGTAAAGATATTTATGTACAGTGGCAAAAACTTTTCATGAAAGAGCTTCCTGGATTACCAATTGCAGAGATTGAAGAAACAATGGCAGTTAGCAAGCGAGTTCAAGGCACTAAATTTGACGTATCAGGGATGAATCGTCCAAATGAATGGTGGATTAAGCAATAA
- the opp4B gene encoding oligopeptide ABC transporter permease, which translates to MLKYAFRRILGMIPMLFLISIVVFTLAKLMPGDSLGGEIDPTNTNPQYIAEMREKYGYNDPLPQQYARWVSNFVQGDFGKSTRFKIPAAEVIGERIPNTLLLGFSSILITYILAFLMGTYAGRKPYTLGDNLIGGLNYLGLSIPSFIAGVFAIFFFSFTLDWFPSNGSVGIGVSEGTLEYWLSRLHHVFLPAVVLGLLSTASYTQFLRNDIIENSRKDFVRTARAKGTPERKIYNVHILRNSIIPLITFLGFDIVAIISGAIITESIFTYPGLGQLFLQSVGTRDYPVLMTLTMLFSFLTLIGNLVADILYGVVDPRIRLD; encoded by the coding sequence ATGCTAAAGTATGCATTTCGAAGAATTTTGGGCATGATTCCGATGTTATTCCTCATTTCCATAGTAGTCTTTACCTTGGCAAAATTAATGCCTGGAGATTCTCTCGGCGGTGAAATTGATCCAACAAACACAAATCCGCAATATATTGCTGAAATGCGGGAAAAATATGGTTATAACGACCCGTTACCACAGCAGTATGCCCGCTGGGTTAGTAACTTTGTACAAGGGGATTTTGGTAAATCAACACGATTTAAAATTCCAGCAGCAGAGGTAATTGGAGAACGTATTCCGAACACATTATTACTCGGATTTTCTTCAATATTAATTACTTATATTCTCGCATTCCTTATGGGAACATATGCTGGAAGAAAACCATATACTCTTGGTGATAACCTAATAGGAGGATTGAACTATTTGGGTTTATCCATTCCATCTTTTATCGCCGGGGTATTTGCAATATTCTTCTTCTCATTTACGTTAGACTGGTTTCCATCCAATGGATCTGTAGGTATTGGAGTATCCGAAGGTACATTAGAATATTGGCTAAGCCGTCTTCACCATGTATTTCTACCGGCTGTTGTACTTGGATTATTAAGTACTGCAAGTTATACCCAATTCTTGCGCAATGATATTATTGAAAACAGCCGAAAAGATTTTGTCCGCACTGCACGTGCGAAGGGGACACCAGAAAGAAAGATTTACAATGTTCATATTTTAAGGAACTCGATTATCCCGCTTATTACCTTTTTAGGATTTGATATAGTTGCCATAATTAGCGGTGCAATTATCACGGAATCGATTTTTACTTATCCAGGTCTTGGACAACTATTCTTACAATCAGTAGGTACCAGAGATTATCCAGTATTAATGACGTTGACAATGTTATTCTCGTTCTTAACACTTATCGGCAACCTAGTGGCAGATATATTATATGGTGTTGTAGATCCGAGAATTAGGCTAGATTAG
- the opp4C gene encoding oligopeptide ABC transporter permease, which produces MEIITQKDTNIIAAPPKKSLSPWAIARKKFLKNKLAMISLIFLIFVAIISFLAPYITTADVTRINIGEMSLEPSSKHWLGTDKAGRDVFTRLLYGGRISLLVGMSCTLFVIFLGTLIGSISGYFGGAVDSLLMRFTDFILNFPFLVFVIVLNAILFGKVSGLWVLIGTISILSWGGIARIVRSKILAEKENEYITAAISIGCSPAKIIVKHLLPNILSTIIVQATITFATMIVAETGLSFLGFGVPQEIPSWGNMLNSANEPDVLQFKLWIWVPPALIITITILSINFIGEGLKDAFNPKSRR; this is translated from the coding sequence ATGGAAATTATTACTCAGAAGGATACTAATATTATCGCTGCACCCCCAAAAAAAAGTTTATCACCGTGGGCAATTGCTCGGAAAAAGTTTTTAAAGAATAAACTGGCTATGATTAGCCTGATCTTTTTAATATTTGTTGCGATTATCTCCTTCCTTGCACCATATATTACGACGGCAGATGTTACTAGAATTAATATTGGTGAAATGTCATTAGAGCCATCCAGTAAGCATTGGCTGGGGACGGATAAAGCTGGACGTGATGTATTTACTAGATTACTGTATGGCGGCCGCATCTCTTTGCTAGTTGGTATGAGCTGTACACTATTTGTTATTTTTCTTGGTACTTTAATCGGCTCGATTTCAGGTTATTTCGGTGGTGCAGTTGATAGCTTATTAATGAGATTTACAGATTTTATCTTAAACTTTCCTTTTCTTGTATTCGTAATTGTACTAAATGCAATTCTTTTTGGGAAGGTAAGTGGATTATGGGTTTTAATTGGAACCATTAGCATATTAAGCTGGGGTGGTATCGCCCGTATTGTCCGAAGTAAAATTCTTGCTGAAAAAGAAAATGAATATATTACGGCTGCCATTTCTATTGGTTGTTCACCGGCCAAAATAATTGTGAAACACCTATTACCCAATATTTTATCTACCATTATTGTTCAAGCAACGATTACATTTGCTACGATGATAGTTGCTGAGACAGGTTTAAGCTTTCTTGGCTTCGGTGTGCCGCAAGAAATTCCAAGCTGGGGTAATATGTTGAATTCGGCAAATGAGCCCGATGTACTCCAATTTAAGCTTTGGATATGGGTGCCGCCGGCATTAATTATTACCATCACAATTTTATCGATTAACTTTATTGGCGAAGGCTTAAAAGATGCCTTCAATCCTAAATCGAGAAGATAA
- a CDS encoding YjbA family protein, with protein sequence MLYLHDVWVNWFEGEENGYNVCHFHEWRKDDGVELLDQAPLIKVDPILFNYIENDLSELPQQLLDDIYQKAYLRKNHERVQLDYCFVVTDGVGILAIDTIGYNIPIRKSRLIPRQEQLVYEMISQHDAKQYHFYAQPKTKDFHILSPEPDLMRGLTRKERQLKQLLFMALDQLFSSKNEAEVRYWYTEWCPEQYSTIQELNFEDAWEQLFEETKYGWSNRHETFCENIIKGQPFFEKLWEMEHVPKVN encoded by the coding sequence ATGTTGTATCTTCATGATGTTTGGGTAAATTGGTTTGAAGGGGAAGAAAACGGATATAATGTCTGTCACTTTCATGAATGGCGTAAGGATGACGGAGTAGAGCTGCTTGATCAGGCACCGCTTATTAAAGTCGATCCGATTTTGTTTAATTATATTGAAAATGATCTGTCAGAGTTACCTCAGCAGCTTCTAGACGATATTTATCAGAAAGCCTATTTAAGAAAAAACCATGAAAGAGTTCAGCTTGACTATTGCTTTGTTGTCACAGATGGAGTGGGAATATTAGCAATAGATACTATAGGATATAATATTCCAATTAGAAAAAGCAGATTAATTCCGCGGCAGGAACAGCTTGTGTACGAAATGATTAGTCAGCATGATGCAAAACAATATCATTTTTATGCACAGCCTAAAACAAAGGATTTCCATATTTTATCACCCGAACCGGACCTGATGAGAGGTTTAACTAGAAAAGAAAGACAACTAAAACAATTGTTATTTATGGCTCTTGATCAACTATTTTCATCCAAAAACGAAGCAGAAGTGCGGTATTGGTATACTGAATGGTGTCCAGAGCAATATTCAACAATTCAAGAATTGAACTTTGAAGATGCTTGGGAACAGTTATTTGAGGAAACAAAGTATGGATGGTCGAATCGGCATGAAACTTTCTGTGAAAATATAATTAAAGGGCAACCATTTTTTGAAAAGCTTTGGGAAATGGAGCACGTCCCAAAAGTAAACTAA
- the trpS gene encoding tryptophan--tRNA ligase translates to MKTIFSGIQPSGTITLGNYIGALSQFVDLQNEYNCFFCIVDQHAITVPQDPQTLRKNIRSLAALYLAVGIDPEKATLFIQSEVPAHAQAGWMMQCISYIGELERMTQFKDKSTGKEAVSASLLTYPPLMAADILLYNTDLVPVGEDQKQHMELTRDLAERFNKKYNDILTIPEISLPKVGARIMSLQEPTKKMSKSDPNKKAFITLLDEPNQIVKKIKSAVTDSDGIVKFDIVNKPGVSNLLSIYSILGGKSISELEEMYAGKGYGDFKGDLAEVVVNFFKPIQEKYYNLLESSELDDILDRGAEKAILIANKTLKKMENAMGLGRKKR, encoded by the coding sequence ATGAAGACAATTTTTTCAGGAATTCAGCCGAGTGGCACAATTACACTTGGGAACTATATTGGGGCGTTATCACAATTCGTGGATCTGCAAAACGAATACAACTGTTTCTTCTGTATAGTTGATCAGCATGCCATCACCGTACCTCAAGATCCGCAAACACTAAGGAAAAATATTCGAAGCTTGGCAGCCTTATATCTTGCTGTAGGAATCGACCCAGAGAAGGCTACCTTATTTATCCAATCCGAAGTTCCGGCTCACGCTCAAGCCGGATGGATGATGCAATGTATTTCCTATATCGGAGAATTGGAAAGAATGACACAGTTCAAAGATAAATCTACCGGAAAAGAAGCAGTCTCAGCAAGTCTTCTAACCTATCCGCCGCTAATGGCAGCTGATATTTTATTGTATAATACAGACCTTGTTCCCGTCGGTGAGGATCAAAAACAGCATATGGAATTAACACGGGATTTAGCTGAGAGATTTAACAAGAAATATAATGACATTCTTACGATTCCAGAAATCAGCTTGCCAAAGGTTGGGGCACGAATTATGTCGCTCCAGGAGCCAACGAAAAAAATGAGTAAATCCGACCCTAACAAAAAGGCCTTTATCACACTATTAGATGAACCGAATCAGATCGTGAAAAAAATTAAAAGTGCAGTGACTGACTCTGATGGAATTGTAAAATTTGATATAGTCAATAAACCTGGGGTTTCTAACTTATTATCCATTTATTCAATCCTTGGCGGAAAATCGATTAGTGAACTTGAAGAAATGTATGCAGGAAAAGGATATGGAGATTTTAAAGGTGATCTTGCCGAAGTGGTTGTGAACTTCTTTAAGCCAATTCAAGAAAAATACTACAATTTGTTGGAATCAAGTGAGCTTGATGACATTCTGGACCGCGGTGCCGAAAAAGCAATCCTAATCGCTAACAAAACACTTAAGAAAATGGAAAATGCAATGGGACTCGGCAGGAAGAAAAGATAG
- a CDS encoding DUF3899 domain-containing protein gives MNFRLKKKLYTLTFTQLAIFIISFIYYRNFSLISYINISFLISATLLLTALLLYTIHTGFYDAISRSFNLVFSRGKEKRNFEDIPRLSEMITIDEKPLLFHGLMNGLFMLIALMVYYF, from the coding sequence GTGAATTTCCGTCTTAAGAAAAAACTTTATACTCTAACTTTTACCCAGTTGGCAATTTTCATAATTTCATTTATTTACTATCGGAATTTTTCATTAATTAGCTATATCAATATATCTTTTCTAATTTCTGCAACTTTACTATTAACTGCTTTACTGCTTTATACTATTCATACAGGCTTCTATGATGCCATTTCTAGATCCTTTAATCTTGTCTTTTCACGAGGGAAGGAGAAGAGAAATTTCGAAGATATTCCAAGATTATCCGAAATGATAACCATTGATGAAAAGCCACTCCTTTTTCACGGGCTTATGAATGGACTATTTATGCTAATCGCCCTTATGGTTTATTATTTTTAA
- a CDS encoding peptide ABC transporter substrate-binding protein: protein MKKSKLSLLLVLSLVLSMFLAACSGGDKNEGKDKGKDKGGEKPAAEQLADKQELNVLESAEIPTMDSVLGTDAMSFTTLNATNEGLYRLNPDQKVVPAGAEAMPEYNADKTELTIKLRKDAKWSNGDPVTAKDYVYAWQRAINPDTASEYGPYFMSEKIKNASAIAEGKAKVEDLGIKAEDDYTLKITLERPIPYIESFITFQLFYPQNQKFVEAQGADYAKDAAHLLYNGPFKMTKWDGPTATEWVMEKNETYHGAKDVTLTKINYNVSKDPQASANAFTAGETDITPRLAQAAIISQFEGSDELIQYQEPSMWWLKMNEKNPALKNLNIRKAIALSIDKKALVEDVLANGSIPAGFIVPKDFTFDKNGKDFRDTTDSYQKMNKEEAKKLWEKGLSELGVKEVKLVYVGQDTETAKATDAFMKDQLEKNLPGLTLELNAVPFKIRVDREQKMDYDLLFSGWGPDYADPMTFMDLYLTGGDHNKMDYSNPKYDELVKAAQTDLAAKDEERWKALQKAEKILLEDDYALAPIYQRSVNLLVNPKVKGFAHHAFGADFSYQWIKILK from the coding sequence GTGAAAAAATCAAAACTTTCACTACTTTTAGTATTATCACTTGTACTTAGCATGTTCTTAGCTGCATGTTCAGGCGGTGATAAAAACGAAGGAAAAGACAAGGGTAAAGACAAAGGCGGCGAAAAACCAGCTGCTGAACAACTTGCTGACAAACAAGAACTTAATGTGCTAGAGTCTGCTGAAATTCCGACAATGGACAGCGTTCTCGGAACAGACGCAATGAGCTTTACCACTTTGAATGCTACAAACGAAGGTTTATACCGATTGAATCCAGATCAAAAGGTAGTTCCTGCTGGCGCTGAAGCTATGCCTGAATACAATGCTGATAAAACTGAATTAACAATTAAATTAAGAAAAGATGCAAAATGGTCTAATGGTGACCCTGTAACTGCTAAGGACTATGTATATGCTTGGCAACGTGCAATTAACCCTGACACAGCATCAGAATATGGTCCATACTTCATGAGCGAAAAAATCAAAAACGCTTCTGCAATTGCTGAAGGAAAAGCAAAGGTAGAAGATCTAGGCATTAAAGCTGAAGATGACTACACTTTGAAAATTACTTTAGAAAGACCAATTCCATATATTGAATCTTTCATTACATTCCAATTGTTCTATCCACAAAACCAAAAGTTTGTTGAAGCACAAGGTGCTGACTATGCAAAAGATGCTGCTCACTTACTTTACAATGGTCCATTTAAGATGACTAAATGGGATGGCCCAACTGCAACTGAATGGGTAATGGAGAAAAATGAAACTTATCATGGTGCTAAAGATGTAACCTTAACAAAAATCAACTATAACGTATCGAAAGATCCGCAAGCATCTGCAAATGCATTTACTGCAGGTGAAACAGATATTACACCAAGACTTGCACAAGCTGCAATCATTTCACAATTTGAGGGTTCTGACGAATTGATACAGTACCAAGAGCCTTCAATGTGGTGGCTTAAAATGAACGAAAAGAACCCTGCATTAAAAAATCTTAACATCCGTAAAGCAATTGCTCTATCTATTGATAAGAAAGCATTGGTAGAAGATGTATTAGCAAACGGTTCTATTCCTGCTGGATTCATTGTGCCAAAAGATTTTACTTTTGATAAAAACGGTAAAGACTTCCGTGATACGACTGACTCATACCAAAAGATGAATAAAGAAGAAGCTAAAAAGCTTTGGGAAAAGGGTTTATCTGAACTTGGTGTGAAAGAAGTAAAATTAGTTTATGTTGGTCAAGACACTGAAACAGCTAAAGCAACTGATGCATTCATGAAGGATCAGTTAGAGAAAAATCTTCCTGGTTTAACGCTTGAATTAAATGCAGTGCCATTTAAAATCCGTGTTGACCGTGAACAAAAAATGGATTATGACCTATTATTCAGCGGTTGGGGACCAGACTATGCTGACCCAATGACATTCATGGATCTTTACCTAACTGGCGGGGATCACAATAAAATGGATTACAGCAATCCTAAATATGATGAGCTAGTTAAAGCGGCACAAACTGATTTAGCTGCCAAAGACGAAGAACGCTGGAAAGCGCTTCAAAAAGCTGAAAAGATTCTTTTAGAAGATGATTATGCACTAGCACCAATCTATCAACGTTCCGTTAACCTTTTAGTCAATCCAAAGGTTAAAGGTTTTGCTCACCATGCATTCGGTGCTGACTTTAGTTACCAATGGATTAAAATCCTTAAATAG
- the opp3b gene encoding oligopeptide ABC transporter permease, whose protein sequence is MAKYLLKRVIYMIFTLFLVASITFFLMKLIPGSPFNSYEKLSDVQRNILFNKYGLNDPLPVQYLNYMKNLVMGDLGVSFQFNNTPVTELIGNRIGPSAILGLQAMIFGSIFGIFLGTIAALKQNTWIDYTSTFIAVVGKSVPSFIFAGLLQYYIAVKLGWLPVMFWRGPEYTILPTIALSMFPISIAARFMRTEMIDVLGSDYITLAKAKGASRFQISVKHALRNALIPVVTVLGPLAVSLMTGSLVIEQIFGIPGIGEQFVKSINSNDYPVIMGTNLLFSALFVVVILIVDILYGVIDPRIRISGGKTK, encoded by the coding sequence ATGGCGAAATATTTATTGAAACGTGTAATCTATATGATTTTTACACTGTTTTTAGTTGCATCCATTACTTTTTTCCTCATGAAGCTTATTCCAGGAAGTCCATTTAATTCTTATGAAAAACTCTCTGACGTTCAAAGAAATATCCTGTTTAATAAATATGGATTGAATGACCCACTGCCTGTTCAATACTTAAACTATATGAAGAATTTGGTAATGGGTGATTTGGGAGTCTCCTTTCAATTTAATAATACCCCTGTAACAGAACTAATCGGAAACCGAATTGGTCCTTCCGCAATACTCGGTTTGCAAGCCATGATTTTTGGTTCCATTTTTGGAATATTTTTGGGGACAATTGCGGCATTAAAGCAAAATACCTGGATAGATTATACGTCAACATTTATTGCTGTTGTCGGTAAATCTGTCCCGTCGTTTATTTTTGCTGGTTTACTACAGTATTACATTGCCGTCAAATTGGGATGGCTTCCGGTTATGTTTTGGCGTGGACCAGAATATACCATCCTTCCAACCATCGCACTGTCTATGTTTCCAATCTCAATAGCTGCTCGTTTTATGCGTACGGAAATGATTGATGTTTTGGGGTCAGATTATATTACTTTGGCAAAAGCGAAGGGTGCCAGCCGTTTTCAAATAAGTGTTAAGCATGCATTGAGGAATGCCTTAATTCCTGTTGTAACGGTGCTTGGACCTCTAGCAGTCAGCTTAATGACTGGTTCGCTCGTTATTGAGCAGATATTTGGTATTCCTGGAATCGGTGAGCAGTTTGTTAAGTCAATCAATTCCAATGACTACCCAGTTATTATGGGAACAAACCTTTTATTTTCCGCTTTATTCGTGGTAGTTATCCTAATTGTTGATATTCTATACGGAGTCATCGACCCGCGTATCCGTATTTCGGGGGGGAAAACTAAATGA
- the opp3C gene encoding oligopeptide ABC transporter permease: MKDKEIIIKKDMFAPVHIDPSNSEKISKPSLNFWQDSWLRVRKNKGAVICLIILGILIIMAFVGPMISPYAYDTQNTKHNNLPPRIQGLENVHWLPFDGTLTRRDGEEYNAYEKRKVDAYYWFGTDNLGRDLFARTWKGTQVSLFIAFMAALVDMLIGVSYGAVSGYLGGRTDSVMQRIIEVIVGIPNLILVILMILILKPGIIPIIIAITITGWTSMARVVRGQILKYKAQEFVLASKTLGASDTSIIFKHMIPNMFGIIIINTMFSIPSAIFFEAFLSFIGLGLQEPHASLGTLVNDGFKSMIAFPYQMIIPSIMIALIMICFNLVADGLRDALDPKMRD, from the coding sequence ATGAAAGACAAAGAAATAATCATTAAAAAAGATATGTTTGCACCCGTCCATATTGACCCATCAAACAGCGAAAAGATATCTAAACCTAGTTTAAACTTTTGGCAGGATTCTTGGTTGCGGGTTCGAAAAAATAAAGGTGCGGTTATCTGTTTAATTATTCTAGGAATCTTAATTATTATGGCTTTCGTTGGTCCAATGATTTCACCTTATGCTTACGATACACAAAATACAAAACATAACAATCTTCCGCCTCGAATTCAAGGTTTAGAAAATGTGCATTGGCTTCCTTTTGATGGCACATTAACGAGACGTGATGGAGAGGAATATAACGCCTATGAAAAGCGGAAAGTTGATGCATATTATTGGTTTGGTACAGATAACTTAGGCCGCGATTTGTTTGCTCGTACTTGGAAAGGGACACAAGTTTCCTTATTCATTGCATTCATGGCTGCATTAGTTGATATGCTGATCGGGGTTTCCTATGGTGCTGTTTCCGGCTACTTGGGCGGACGTACTGATAGTGTTATGCAGAGAATAATAGAGGTTATTGTCGGGATACCGAACTTGATTTTAGTTATATTAATGATTCTGATATTAAAACCAGGGATTATTCCGATTATTATCGCGATAACGATTACGGGTTGGACTAGTATGGCTCGTGTTGTCCGGGGACAAATATTGAAATATAAAGCTCAGGAATTTGTTTTGGCTTCTAAAACATTGGGAGCATCAGATACTTCCATTATATTCAAGCATATGATTCCAAACATGTTTGGTATCATCATTATAAATACAATGTTTTCCATCCCGAGTGCCATTTTCTTCGAAGCTTTTCTAAGCTTTATTGGACTGGGATTACAAGAACCACATGCATCTCTAGGTACATTGGTAAATGACGGATTTAAATCGATGATTGCTTTCCCATATCAAATGATTATTCCTTCGATTATGATTGCATTAATCATGATTTGCTTTAACTTAGTAGCTGATGGATTACGAGACGCACTAGATCCAAAAATGCGTGATTAG